A single region of the Pontibacter kalidii genome encodes:
- a CDS encoding DEAD/DEAH box helicase, with translation MAEEAEKEITTFEDFKLNRQLLNAIEEAGYEKPTPIQLKAIPVIMGGHDVMGIAQTGTGKTAAFLLPILMKVKYAQGMNPRAIILAPTRELAMQIEENITLLGKYTDIRHTVIYGGLGPKTQIETINKGLDILVSTPKRLMELYLKGELILKEVKTLVLDEADKMMDMGFMPQIRQMLEVIPRKRQNLLFSATMHPKVVELSEEFLEFPTRIEVTPQATPVETVSQVLYQVPNLRTKIAMLEHIIQDRETFNRVIIFTRSKKNAEDVAKFLERREYGEVRAIHGNKGQNTRINSMEAFKSGDVRFLVATDVASRGIDVSMVSHVINFDVPFVYEDYVHRIGRTGRAENVGAAITFANPAEMYHIRKIEKLIRMQIPEQPMPPEVKIHEITFEEQQAIARDIDHQKRSENPDFKGAFHEKKGKHKSNFEKGKKKGDPKNSGWQKTKKKGSRRK, from the coding sequence ATGGCCGAAGAAGCAGAGAAAGAGATAACCACGTTCGAGGATTTTAAGCTGAACAGGCAGCTGCTGAACGCCATTGAAGAGGCTGGCTACGAAAAGCCCACGCCCATACAATTAAAGGCGATTCCGGTCATAATGGGCGGACACGACGTGATGGGCATTGCCCAGACCGGCACCGGTAAAACGGCCGCTTTCCTGTTACCGATACTGATGAAGGTGAAGTATGCACAGGGTATGAACCCGCGCGCCATCATACTAGCCCCTACCCGGGAGCTGGCCATGCAGATCGAGGAGAATATTACGCTGCTGGGCAAGTATACCGACATCCGCCATACGGTTATTTACGGAGGTCTCGGCCCGAAAACCCAGATCGAAACTATAAATAAAGGGCTCGACATACTGGTTTCCACGCCAAAGCGCCTGATGGAGCTCTACCTGAAAGGCGAACTGATACTGAAGGAAGTAAAAACGCTGGTGCTGGACGAGGCCGATAAGATGATGGACATGGGCTTCATGCCGCAGATCCGCCAGATGCTGGAAGTGATCCCGCGCAAACGCCAGAACCTGCTGTTTTCGGCAACGATGCACCCAAAAGTAGTGGAGCTGTCGGAAGAGTTTCTGGAGTTCCCGACCCGCATTGAAGTAACGCCCCAGGCAACGCCCGTAGAAACCGTAAGCCAGGTATTGTACCAGGTACCGAACCTGCGCACCAAAATTGCGATGCTCGAGCACATCATCCAGGACAGGGAGACGTTTAACCGCGTGATCATCTTTACCCGGAGCAAAAAGAATGCGGAAGATGTGGCTAAATTCCTGGAACGGCGCGAATACGGCGAAGTGCGGGCGATACACGGCAACAAAGGGCAGAACACACGCATCAACTCCATGGAAGCCTTTAAAAGCGGCGATGTGCGCTTTTTAGTAGCTACTGATGTGGCCTCGCGCGGGATTGACGTGAGTATGGTGAGCCATGTGATCAACTTTGATGTACCGTTTGTGTACGAGGATTACGTGCACCGCATTGGCCGGACAGGCCGGGCTGAAAATGTCGGGGCAGCCATTACGTTTGCCAACCCGGCAGAAATGTATCACATCCGCAAGATCGAAAAGCTGATCAGAATGCAGATACCCGAGCAGCCGATGCCGCCGGAAGTAAAGATCCATGAGATAACCTTTGAGGAGCAGCAGGCCATCGCCCGCGACATCGACCACCAGAAGCGCAGCGAGAACCCGGACTTCAAAGGTGCTTTCCATGAGAAAAAAGGCAAGCACAAATCGAATTTCGAGAAGGGCAAGAAGAAAGGCGACCCGAAGAACTCGGGCTGGCAGAAGACGAAGAAAAAAGGCAGCCGCAGGAAATAA